A window of Pseudomonas denitrificans (nom. rej.) genomic DNA:
CGCTGCCAACGGCGGCTGGGCGCTTGCCCACTGCCAGCAGCAGTTCCTCGCCGACAGCAACGGCGTGCTGTTCCCCCGTGACTGGCTCAAGCGCCAGGATCTCTCGGTGCTTTCCGAGCACGCCGTCGGCCAGTTCGACGGCGAACCGGTGTACCTGCTGGAAATCGACCGTACCGACCCGCTGGAAGGTGCCAGCTGGATCGGCCTGCGCCAGTTCATGATGCAGGCCGAGGAAGACATCTTCGCCATGCTCGGCTTCGCCAGCCAGATCGGCATCTGGTGGCGGCAGAACCGCTTCTGCGGCAGCTGCGGCCAGCCCAGCCTGCGCATGCCTCGTGACCGCGCCATGCACTGTGAAAGCTGCGGCATCCAGCGCTACCCGCTGCTGTCGCCGAGCATGATCGTGCTGGTGACCCGTGGCGATGAGGTACTGCTGGCACGTTCGCCGCGCTTCGTGCCGGGGATGTACAGCACCCTGGCCGGCTTCGTCGAGCCGGGCGAGTCGGTGGAGCACTGCGTTGCGCGCGAGGTGCGCGAAGAGGTGGGCGTCGAGATCGGCAATATCCGCTACATGGGGAGCCAGCCCTGGCCGTTCCCGCATTCGCTGATGTTCGGCTACCACGCCGAGTACGTCAGCGGTGAGATCGTCATGCAGCCGGACGAGATCGAGGACGCCCGCTGGTTCCACGTCGACGAGCTGCCGCGC
This region includes:
- the nudC gene encoding NAD(+) diphosphatase, producing MFEVAANGGWALAHCQQQFLADSNGVLFPRDWLKRQDLSVLSEHAVGQFDGEPVYLLEIDRTDPLEGASWIGLRQFMMQAEEDIFAMLGFASQIGIWWRQNRFCGSCGQPSLRMPRDRAMHCESCGIQRYPLLSPSMIVLVTRGDEVLLARSPRFVPGMYSTLAGFVEPGESVEHCVAREVREEVGVEIGNIRYMGSQPWPFPHSLMFGYHAEYVSGEIVMQPDEIEDARWFHVDELPRLPAERSIARYLIEVYLARRAGRPDPVLPGGA